One window of the Dermacentor andersoni chromosome 10, qqDerAnde1_hic_scaffold, whole genome shotgun sequence genome contains the following:
- the LOC126544654 gene encoding uncharacterized protein isoform X1 has product MRAFVRRAEHPAPLCDLCASRNELGPRGPLQSRGTLTSWAPLCLQVYMSDTCRSSGQQQELTLFQLQTTGSRSTLTLRSRRADLAPRWNVWDSCTSNLLVTSPPGSRITVAIEDLDMRADPKENYCIDFLDVHPLDSLVSRFCGSLDATYPTTYASVDNRLRFKWNFYTASPDSRGFTVLLTAFTKPAKGNCTTAGSASPSDALFLCDNGRCIDARWHCDKRDNCGDASDEKGCRDEDSTLATLSICVCVAVVVVSGLLVTAVWMKFKRPPSRGAAIVGGPMTAYSIAVGPDNSNRPPYGHQPESTAASRSSINRY; this is encoded by the exons ATGCGCGCGTTCGTACGCAGAGCAGAGCACCCAGCCCCCCTCTGCGATCTGTGTGCGTCGCGCAATGAACTTGGGCCCCGGGGTCCCCTGCAGTCACGTGGCACGCTGACGTCGTGGGCGCCACTCTGCCTCCAGG TGTACATGAGTGACACCTGTCGGTCGTCTGGTCAGCAACAGGAGCTCACGCTGTTCCAGCTCCAGACCACGGGCAGCCGCTCCACACTCACGCTCCGGTCTCGACGTGCCGACTTGGCTCCGCGGTGGAACGTGTGGGACAGCTGCACGTCCAATCTACTGGTGACCAGTCCGCCGGGATCGCGGATCACCGTGGCCATCGAGGATCTGGACATGCGCGCCGACCCCAAGGAGaactactgcatcgacttcctaGAC GTCCACCCGCTGGACTCCTTGGTGAGTCGGTTCTGCGGATCCCTGGACGCCACCTACCCCACGACGTACGCTTCGGTGGACAACCGTCTGCGCTTCAAATGGAACTTCTACACGGCCTCGCCCGACAGCAGGGGCTTTACCGTGCTACTGACGGCCTTCACGAAGCCAG CGAAAGGTAACTGCACGACCGCTGGCTCTGCCTCGCCGTCCGACGCCCTGTTCCTGTGCGACAACGGTCGCTGCATCGACGCTAGGTGGCACTGCGACAAGCGCGACAACTGCGGCGACGCGTCGGACGAGAAAGGTTGCCGAG ATGAAGACAGCACCTTGGCGACACTGAGCATATGCGTATGCGTCGCAGTTGTCGTGGTTTCAGGGCTGTTGGTCACAGCGGTCTGGATGAAGTTTAAGAGGCCGCCGAGCCGAGGCGCTGCGATCGTCGGCGGACCAATGACTGCGTACAGCATCGCCGTTGGTCCGGACAACTCGAACAGACCGCCGTACGGTCATCAGCCGGAAAGCACAGCAGCATCAAGGTCGTCGATTAACCGTTACTAG
- the LOC126544654 gene encoding uncharacterized protein isoform X2, with protein sequence MAALCRLLATFGFICPAVAVELDMETLYMSDTCRSSGQQQELTLFQLQTTGSRSTLTLRSRRADLAPRWNVWDSCTSNLLVTSPPGSRITVAIEDLDMRADPKENYCIDFLDVHPLDSLVSRFCGSLDATYPTTYASVDNRLRFKWNFYTASPDSRGFTVLLTAFTKPAKGNCTTAGSASPSDALFLCDNGRCIDARWHCDKRDNCGDASDEKGCRDEDSTLATLSICVCVAVVVVSGLLVTAVWMKFKRPPSRGAAIVGGPMTAYSIAVGPDNSNRPPYGHQPESTAASRSSINRY encoded by the exons ATGGCCGCCCTGTGTCGTCTGCTCGCCACGTTCGGTTTCATCTGCCCCGCCGTGGCGGTTGAATTGGACATGGAAACTT TGTACATGAGTGACACCTGTCGGTCGTCTGGTCAGCAACAGGAGCTCACGCTGTTCCAGCTCCAGACCACGGGCAGCCGCTCCACACTCACGCTCCGGTCTCGACGTGCCGACTTGGCTCCGCGGTGGAACGTGTGGGACAGCTGCACGTCCAATCTACTGGTGACCAGTCCGCCGGGATCGCGGATCACCGTGGCCATCGAGGATCTGGACATGCGCGCCGACCCCAAGGAGaactactgcatcgacttcctaGAC GTCCACCCGCTGGACTCCTTGGTGAGTCGGTTCTGCGGATCCCTGGACGCCACCTACCCCACGACGTACGCTTCGGTGGACAACCGTCTGCGCTTCAAATGGAACTTCTACACGGCCTCGCCCGACAGCAGGGGCTTTACCGTGCTACTGACGGCCTTCACGAAGCCAG CGAAAGGTAACTGCACGACCGCTGGCTCTGCCTCGCCGTCCGACGCCCTGTTCCTGTGCGACAACGGTCGCTGCATCGACGCTAGGTGGCACTGCGACAAGCGCGACAACTGCGGCGACGCGTCGGACGAGAAAGGTTGCCGAG ATGAAGACAGCACCTTGGCGACACTGAGCATATGCGTATGCGTCGCAGTTGTCGTGGTTTCAGGGCTGTTGGTCACAGCGGTCTGGATGAAGTTTAAGAGGCCGCCGAGCCGAGGCGCTGCGATCGTCGGCGGACCAATGACTGCGTACAGCATCGCCGTTGGTCCGGACAACTCGAACAGACCGCCGTACGGTCATCAGCCGGAAAGCACAGCAGCATCAAGGTCGTCGATTAACCGTTACTAG